In Massilia antarctica, the following are encoded in one genomic region:
- a CDS encoding tellurite resistance TerB family protein, producing the protein MSFDNFLTRLKTKAGEIKTDVLKFKNKDFMNAAMAGSALIAMADGNISSEEKQKMVKFIETHDALSVFTTSDVIKAFQDHVGQLEFDKDIGESKAYQALGKMKSNVEAARLLVRMVIAIAAADGNFDATEKVVAVKICKELGLSPAEFELQ; encoded by the coding sequence ATGAGTTTCGACAATTTTCTGACTCGACTGAAAACCAAAGCCGGTGAAATCAAAACGGACGTCCTGAAATTCAAGAACAAGGATTTCATGAACGCGGCCATGGCCGGTTCGGCGCTGATCGCCATGGCGGACGGTAATATCTCGTCGGAAGAGAAGCAAAAAATGGTCAAGTTCATCGAGACCCACGACGCGTTGTCGGTGTTCACCACCAGCGATGTGATCAAGGCTTTCCAGGACCATGTAGGCCAGCTCGAATTCGACAAGGATATCGGTGAATCGAAAGCCTATCAGGCACTGGGCAAGATGAAATCGAACGTCGAGGCGGCGCGCCTGCTGGTGCGCATGGTGATCGCCATCGCTGCGGCCGACGGCAATTTCGACGCCACCGAAAAGGTCGTGGCGGTCAAGATTTGCAAGGAACTGGGCCTGAGCCCGGCCGAATTCGAACTGCAATAA
- a CDS encoding M28 family peptidase has protein sequence MQKMLSALVSTALATSLAAAFPAYAAGAASVPIVKEAPLRAHLSFLSSDVLEGRGTGQRGGDLTVAYLESQALAAGLKPGNGGSFRQSVKIAGVKATPDSSSVALEAGGKAQALTFGKDWVWAPGDAKPVHAMDAELVFVGYGITAPEEGWDDYKGMDVKDKVLVMMVNDPAPTAAEPNRFNGKGLTYYGRWTYKFEEAARHGAAGVLLIHTDASASYGWSVVQNSWLSERFQLAQGKLGANMQGWMTEAAARTLFSAAGEDLDSLRGAAETKDFKPVALKAKVKGEMKAAVRMVEQFNVAGVVPGTDPKLKDEVVIYSAHWDHLGKQGDGADTIYNGAVDNASGSAGLLAMAQEAARTPAKRSQMFLWVAAEEQGLLGSAAYASSPLWPANKTAANLNLDSLNFVGAAKDISTQGSERTELGAMAEATAKAMHLAVRKPEPDLAGGYFRSDHFSFAKAGIPAFSIEGGKDYVKDPAGSKAKEDAYQARYHQVSDEYDPAWDLSGMVQQAQFTLNLGLRVANAAAMPAWKAGDAFGKVRLSGK, from the coding sequence ATGCAAAAGATGCTTTCCGCCCTCGTCAGCACGGCCCTGGCTACCAGCCTGGCCGCAGCTTTCCCCGCGTACGCCGCCGGCGCCGCCTCCGTCCCCATCGTCAAGGAAGCGCCGCTGCGCGCCCACCTGTCGTTCCTGTCGAGCGATGTGCTCGAAGGACGCGGCACCGGCCAGCGCGGCGGCGACCTGACCGTGGCCTACCTTGAATCGCAGGCGCTGGCCGCCGGCCTCAAACCGGGCAACGGCGGCAGCTTCCGCCAGTCGGTCAAGATCGCTGGTGTGAAGGCCACGCCGGACAGCAGCAGCGTGGCGCTGGAAGCGGGCGGCAAGGCGCAGGCGCTCACCTTCGGCAAGGACTGGGTGTGGGCACCGGGCGACGCCAAGCCCGTGCACGCGATGGATGCGGAACTGGTCTTCGTCGGCTACGGCATCACCGCGCCGGAAGAAGGCTGGGACGACTACAAGGGCATGGACGTCAAGGACAAAGTGCTGGTCATGATGGTCAACGACCCGGCGCCGACGGCGGCGGAGCCGAACCGCTTCAACGGCAAGGGCCTGACCTACTACGGCCGCTGGACCTACAAATTCGAAGAAGCCGCGCGCCACGGCGCCGCCGGCGTGCTGCTGATTCACACCGATGCCTCGGCCTCGTATGGCTGGAGCGTGGTGCAGAACAGCTGGCTGAGCGAACGCTTCCAGCTGGCGCAGGGCAAACTGGGCGCGAATATGCAGGGCTGGATGACGGAAGCGGCCGCGCGCACCCTGTTCAGCGCAGCCGGCGAAGACCTGGATTCGCTGCGCGGCGCCGCCGAGACCAAGGACTTCAAGCCGGTGGCCCTGAAAGCGAAGGTCAAAGGCGAGATGAAGGCGGCCGTGCGCATGGTCGAACAGTTCAACGTGGCCGGCGTGGTGCCGGGCACCGATCCGAAGCTCAAGGACGAAGTGGTGATCTACAGCGCCCACTGGGATCACCTGGGCAAGCAAGGCGACGGCGCCGATACCATCTACAACGGCGCGGTCGACAATGCCTCCGGCAGCGCCGGCCTGCTGGCGATGGCGCAGGAAGCGGCGCGCACGCCGGCCAAACGCAGCCAGATGTTCCTGTGGGTGGCGGCCGAAGAACAGGGCCTGCTGGGCAGCGCGGCGTACGCCAGCAGCCCGCTGTGGCCCGCGAATAAAACCGCGGCCAACCTGAACCTGGACAGCCTCAATTTCGTCGGCGCGGCCAAGGATATCAGCACCCAGGGCAGCGAACGCACGGAACTGGGCGCGATGGCGGAAGCGACCGCGAAAGCGATGCATCTGGCGGTGCGCAAGCCGGAGCCGGACCTGGCGGGCGGCTACTTCCGCAGCGACCATTTCAGCTTCGCGAAAGCCGGCATTCCAGCCTTTTCGATCGAAGGCGGCAAGGATTACGTGAAGGATCCCGCAGGGAGCAAGGCCAAGGAAGATGCGTACCAGGCACGCTACCATCAGGTGAGCGACGAGTACGATCCGGCCTGGGACTTGTCGGGCATGGTGCAGCAGGCGCAGTTCACCTTGAACCTGGGTTTGCGCGTGGCGAACGCAGCGGCGATGCCGGCCTGGAAAGCCGGCGACGCCTTCGGCAAGGTCCGCCTGTCAGGCAAATAA